From Candidatus Omnitrophota bacterium, one genomic window encodes:
- the argB gene encoding acetylglutamate kinase, whose translation MKEAIKKSEVLIEALPHIKKFFEKTIVIKYGGSSVDERGLDPAILEDIMFMNYAGMRPVIVHGGGPYISKMMKKAGIEPKFIGGRRYTDDKSLAIIERALGTINGKIVNALKSMGAKAFGISGRENGLIRVKKIKGDIDLGYVGEVTSVDTTVIRRLIRDNIIPVIYPLGMGRDHHVYNVNADDVASEIAVALNAEKFVLLTNVRGVLRDRKDPESLYNTITATDAERLIKRKVIEGGMIPKALSCINAIKGGVRKAHILDAGIPHALLLEIFTDKGIGTEVVR comes from the coding sequence ATGAAAGAAGCTATCAAGAAGAGTGAGGTCCTGATAGAGGCACTGCCTCATATCAAAAAGTTCTTCGAGAAGACGATCGTTATAAAATACGGCGGTTCAAGCGTCGACGAGAGGGGGCTGGATCCCGCTATCCTAGAGGACATAATGTTCATGAATTACGCGGGCATGAGGCCCGTGATAGTCCATGGCGGCGGCCCTTATATATCCAAGATGATGAAGAAGGCCGGCATTGAGCCCAAGTTCATCGGTGGCCGCAGATACACCGATGATAAGTCGCTGGCGATCATCGAAAGGGCGCTCGGGACGATAAACGGAAAGATCGTGAATGCCCTGAAGAGCATGGGCGCAAAAGCGTTCGGGATAAGTGGCAGGGAGAACGGCCTAATACGTGTTAAGAAGATAAAGGGCGATATAGATCTGGGTTACGTCGGAGAGGTCACTTCTGTCGACACGACGGTTATCAGGAGATTGATCAGGGACAATATCATACCTGTCATCTATCCGCTGGGTATGGGCCGCGACCATCACGTGTATAATGTGAATGCCGATGATGTGGCGAGCGAGATCGCCGTCGCGTTGAATGCGGAGAAGTTTGTACTGCTCACGAATGTAAGGGGGGTTTTAAGAGACAGGAAGGATCCGGAATCGCTATATAACACTATTACGGCAACCGATGCCGAGAGGCTCATTAAGAGGAAGGTGATAGAGGGCGGAATGATACCTAAGGCCCTCTCCTGCATAAACGCGATAAAGGGCGGCGTCAGGAAAGCGCATATTCTGGACGCGGGCATTCCGCACGCGCTCCTTTTGGAAATATTTACCGATAAAGGTATCGGTACAGAGGTAGTGCGGTAA
- the argJ gene encoding bifunctional glutamate N-acetyltransferase/amino-acid acetyltransferase ArgJ → MITVKGGVASAKGFMASGVKAGIKFSGRKDLALLYSEVPAVAAGAFTTNRCKASPVKISMTHLGGKTHQAIIVNSGNANCANGKTGKKDALAMASSTAKMLDLDKRMVLVASTGIIGVKLPVGKIVKALPELALGLSEKNSSIFAETIMTTDTKKKEFVVKVKLGNSVVTIGGACKGVGMLYPEMKTAKHATMLAFIATDVSISKKMLEESLEEAISNSFNMVSADGDMSTNDSCFIMANGLAGNKRITNKDKGYKKFTEALKYMAGELAKMLAADGEGATKFVEIEVKGAKTVDDARKVARKVSTSNLLKCAIFGTDPNWGRVVASAGASGVEFDIDKMDIYLGPVKALSNGAICKTFEKEKARKYFKDKKVYITIDLKSGKAGAKAWTCDFSKEYVAINSEYST, encoded by the coding sequence ATGATAACAGTTAAAGGTGGAGTGGCATCGGCCAAGGGGTTTATGGCCAGCGGCGTGAAAGCAGGGATCAAGTTTTCGGGCAGGAAGGACCTGGCGCTTCTATATTCTGAAGTGCCTGCGGTCGCGGCGGGCGCATTCACGACTAATCGGTGCAAAGCATCGCCAGTGAAGATAAGCATGACGCATCTCGGCGGCAAGACCCATCAGGCGATAATCGTTAATAGCGGTAACGCCAATTGCGCGAACGGCAAGACAGGTAAAAAGGATGCTCTGGCTATGGCATCGAGTACTGCTAAGATGCTCGACCTTGATAAGCGTATGGTCCTTGTGGCCTCTACGGGCATAATCGGCGTGAAACTGCCGGTAGGAAAGATCGTTAAGGCGCTTCCGGAGCTTGCTCTAGGACTATCGGAAAAGAATAGCTCCATCTTCGCCGAAACCATAATGACTACGGACACGAAGAAGAAAGAGTTTGTCGTTAAGGTAAAACTTGGCAATTCGGTGGTAACGATAGGCGGCGCGTGTAAAGGCGTGGGGATGCTCTATCCGGAGATGAAGACCGCCAAGCACGCGACGATGCTCGCATTTATAGCTACGGATGTTTCCATATCGAAGAAGATGCTTGAGGAGTCGCTCGAGGAAGCGATATCGAATTCGTTCAATATGGTATCCGCCGACGGCGACATGAGCACGAACGACTCCTGTTTTATAATGGCTAACGGCCTGGCAGGAAATAAGAGGATCACCAACAAGGATAAAGGCTACAAGAAATTTACCGAAGCGCTGAAATATATGGCAGGGGAACTGGCAAAGATGCTTGCCGCCGATGGCGAAGGCGCGACGAAGTTTGTCGAGATAGAGGTGAAGGGCGCAAAGACCGTCGATGACGCCAGGAAGGTGGCGCGCAAAGTATCGACCTCAAATCTTCTGAAGTGCGCGATCTTTGGTACGGACCCGAACTGGGGCAGGGTTGTGGCCTCGGCGGGCGCAAGCGGGGTTGAATTCGATATAGATAAGATGGATATCTATCTGGGGCCGGTCAAAGCCCTTTCTAACGGTGCAATCTGCAAGACTTTTGAAAAAGAGAAAGCAAGAAAATATTTTAAAGATAAGAAAGTTTATATAACGATCGATCTGAAGAGCGGTAAGGCCGGTGCAAAGGCCTGGACCTGTGATTTTTCCAAAGAGTATGTTGCGATAAATTCGGAGTACAGCACTTAA
- the argC gene encoding N-acetyl-gamma-glutamyl-phosphate reductase — translation MLKVGVVGATGYAGEEVIKILIRHKGVKITELSAIIDKEEPISSLLPVFKGKLDVICKKPDPQGMAKNVDLVFLGLPHKVSMEIAPAFLKAGKLVVDLSADYRLDPKVYEKWYGIAHKDTANLAQAVYGLPELYCDRIKKAKLLANPGCYPTSVILGIAPILTEKAIDRSYMIADSKSGVTGAGRKADIGLIFCEVNENLKAYKVNDHQHKPEINTILSRVAGEEIDIVFTPHLIPMNRGILSTIYLKLTKPLDTEAAVDIYKAFYKGKPFVRVYDTGKLPQIRDVVGTNFCDIGVKVSGSTLIVVSCIDNLVKGAAGQAVQNMNLMCGFAETEGLL, via the coding sequence ATGCTTAAAGTAGGAGTGGTTGGGGCTACAGGATACGCAGGCGAAGAAGTTATTAAGATACTGATACGTCACAAAGGCGTGAAGATAACGGAGCTTTCGGCTATAATCGACAAGGAAGAGCCGATAAGCTCGCTTCTTCCTGTCTTTAAAGGCAAGCTTGATGTCATCTGTAAGAAACCGGACCCGCAAGGGATGGCGAAGAACGTCGATCTCGTATTTTTAGGCCTGCCGCATAAAGTTTCGATGGAGATAGCCCCGGCCTTCCTGAAGGCAGGAAAGCTTGTCGTGGACCTGAGCGCCGATTATAGGCTGGACCCGAAGGTGTACGAGAAGTGGTACGGCATTGCCCATAAAGACACCGCAAATCTCGCCCAGGCTGTTTACGGCCTTCCCGAACTCTATTGCGATCGGATCAAGAAAGCAAAACTTCTCGCAAATCCCGGATGCTATCCGACGAGCGTAATATTGGGCATCGCGCCTATACTTACCGAGAAAGCGATCGATCGGTCGTATATGATAGCGGATTCAAAGAGCGGTGTTACGGGCGCAGGGCGAAAAGCCGACATCGGGCTCATTTTCTGTGAGGTCAATGAGAACCTGAAAGCATACAAGGTCAATGACCATCAGCATAAGCCCGAGATAAATACCATACTTTCACGCGTTGCGGGAGAAGAGATAGATATCGTATTTACGCCGCATCTCATTCCTATGAACCGCGGCATACTTTCGACGATATATTTGAAACTGACGAAGCCCCTTGATACCGAAGCAGCCGTTGATATTTATAAGGCATTTTATAAGGGAAAACCTTTCGTGAGAGTTTACGATACGGGCAAGCTTCCCCAGATCCGGGATGTAGTTGGCACCAATTTCTGCGATATAGGAGTGAAGGTGTCCGGCTCCACGTTGATAGTCGTATCCTGTATCGACAACCTTGTGAAGGGCGCCGCGGGCCAGGCCGTCCAGAATATGAACCTGATGTGCGGGTTTGCTGAAACAGAAGGGTTGCTGTAG
- the rpsI gene encoding 30S ribosomal protein S9: MAEKVQYIATGRRKNSIARVRIMDGAGKITVNKRPFENYFPREVNRLVIMQPLELANLVSKLDIYANCNGGGLSGQAGAVKLGIARALVKMDLNLKAAIKKAGFLTRDPRARERKKYGRKRARRRFQFTKR; the protein is encoded by the coding sequence ATGGCGGAGAAAGTTCAATACATAGCTACTGGAAGACGTAAAAATTCAATCGCTCGCGTGAGAATTATGGACGGAGCCGGCAAGATAACCGTCAATAAGAGGCCGTTCGAGAATTATTTCCCCAGGGAGGTCAACCGCCTGGTGATAATGCAGCCTCTGGAGCTTGCCAATCTTGTGTCGAAGCTGGATATATACGCGAACTGCAACGGCGGCGGATTGAGCGGCCAGGCAGGCGCGGTGAAACTTGGAATAGCCAGAGCCCTCGTGAAGATGGACTTAAATCTTAAGGCAGCCATAAAGAAAGCAGGGTTCTTGACACGCGATCCGAGAGCCAGGGAGCGCAAGAAATACGGCAGGAAGAGGGCGAGGAGGAGATTCCAGTTCACCAAGAGATAA
- the rplM gene encoding 50S ribosomal protein L13, giving the protein MKTFIAKDKDIQKIWYIVDAKDKILGRLATRVASILIGKDKVIYSPHQNVGDEVIVINASKIKVTGKKLAQKEYKRYSEYPGGLNTENLETVLKKDPERVIRHAVHGMLPKNKLGAKMLKKLRVYADDKHPHASQNPKELIIKEKGQK; this is encoded by the coding sequence ATGAAAACATTTATAGCGAAAGATAAGGATATACAGAAGATCTGGTATATAGTGGATGCCAAGGATAAAATCCTGGGCCGCCTGGCTACCAGGGTCGCAAGTATATTAATAGGTAAGGACAAGGTCATATACTCGCCTCACCAGAACGTCGGGGACGAAGTGATCGTGATAAACGCTAGCAAGATAAAAGTCACCGGTAAAAAACTTGCCCAGAAAGAGTATAAGAGGTATTCGGAATATCCGGGAGGCCTCAATACCGAGAACCTTGAGACCGTCTTAAAGAAAGACCCGGAGCGCGTTATCAGGCATGCGGTCCATGGAATGCTGCCTAAGAACAAACTCGGTGCGAAGATGCTAAAGAAACTCAGGGTCTATGCCGATGATAAACATCCGCATGCTTCTCAGAACCCCAAAGAGCTGATCATAAAGGAAAAAGGACAGAAATAA